One Cohnella candidum genomic region harbors:
- a CDS encoding sensor histidine kinase, whose product MSIRLRLTLWYSGLLAVALVAFGVVIYTVVYRNTMDDLKSQLKQVAENTDVFPSRFDLRVARITGSFDPNTIYIQLVSYTQNKNGQIRQITPNMLATDSRDELSFPFPVLKDVQDRFVKREVDGMSFLIYEKSVTLSGSNNLVGLLQVGAFNGREESMFSQLRTVLWIAGVLGLAAAFALGMFLSRKALRPINRVTEAAERIQSGSGLGLRIPREKPNDEIGRLTDTLNVMLTRIEKAYNHLEETNAAQRRFVSDASHELRTPLTTIRGNIDLLHKIWTSEDEPGRQDGLSPAEKKEMSLEAVSDIADEARRMSALVNDLLSLARADAGYEMEMELIPLRQLAEEAARRASFLPRKAEWNIGPIDALDGAWVNGNRDYLLQLMFILIENGFKYTPAGEVRLYAVKEENRIGLVVADTGIGIAEEDLPHIFDRFYRADPSRGQVAGTGLGLSIAQWIADMHHGSLEVKSIPGQGTAFCVWLPLQAVPSVE is encoded by the coding sequence ATGTCCATCCGGCTTCGATTGACATTATGGTACTCCGGACTGCTGGCAGTCGCGCTCGTGGCGTTCGGGGTCGTGATTTATACGGTCGTCTACCGGAACACGATGGACGACTTGAAATCGCAGCTGAAGCAAGTGGCGGAAAACACGGACGTGTTTCCTTCCCGTTTCGACCTGAGAGTCGCTCGGATAACGGGATCGTTCGATCCGAACACGATATACATCCAATTGGTCAGCTACACGCAAAACAAGAACGGCCAAATCCGGCAAATCACGCCGAACATGCTGGCGACCGACAGCCGGGACGAATTGTCGTTTCCGTTTCCCGTTCTGAAGGACGTGCAGGACCGTTTCGTGAAAAGGGAAGTCGACGGCATGTCTTTCCTGATCTACGAGAAATCAGTGACCCTCTCGGGTTCGAATAATCTGGTCGGCCTGCTCCAAGTCGGCGCGTTTAACGGGCGGGAAGAATCGATGTTCTCCCAGCTCCGTACGGTGCTCTGGATCGCGGGCGTGCTGGGTCTCGCCGCCGCGTTCGCGCTCGGGATGTTCCTGTCCCGCAAGGCGCTGCGCCCGATCAACCGCGTGACGGAAGCGGCCGAGCGCATCCAAAGCGGCTCCGGGCTCGGCCTGCGGATTCCAAGGGAAAAGCCGAACGACGAAATCGGGCGGCTCACGGACACCCTGAACGTCATGCTGACCCGGATCGAGAAAGCGTATAATCATCTGGAGGAGACCAATGCGGCACAGCGGCGGTTCGTCTCCGACGCGTCGCACGAGCTTCGCACCCCGCTCACGACGATCCGCGGCAACATCGACCTGCTGCATAAAATCTGGACATCGGAAGATGAGCCGGGACGCCAAGACGGTCTTTCGCCGGCCGAGAAAAAAGAAATGTCGCTCGAAGCGGTGAGCGACATCGCCGACGAAGCGCGCCGGATGAGCGCACTGGTCAATGACCTGCTGTCGTTGGCACGGGCGGATGCCGGTTACGAAATGGAGATGGAACTGATCCCTCTTCGGCAGTTAGCGGAAGAAGCGGCTCGCAGAGCGTCCTTCTTGCCGAGGAAAGCGGAATGGAACATCGGTCCGATCGACGCGCTTGACGGTGCTTGGGTGAACGGAAACCGGGACTATTTACTTCAATTAATGTTCATCCTGATCGAGAACGGATTCAAGTATACGCCTGCGGGCGAGGTCAGGCTCTACGCCGTGAAAGAAGAGAATCGCATCGGGCTCGTGGTGGCCGATACCGGAATCGGAATCGCAGAGGAGGATCTGCCGCATATTTTCGATCGCTTCTACCGCGCGGATCCTTCACGCGGTCAAGTTGCCGGCACCGGTCTTGGTCTCTCGATCGCCCAATGGATCGCCGATATGCACCATGGCTCGCTGGAAGTGAAGTCGATTCCCGGACAAGGAACCGCCTTCTGCGTTTGGCTGCCGCTTCAAGCCGTTCCCTCCGTCGAATGA
- a CDS encoding response regulator: MAAGEENVWNVLIVDDHEMVRMGLKTYLMLDSRFEVIGEAPGGAEAVRKLTGGGFEGRMPHLVLMDLMMPQMDGVETTRALLEKFPDLRIIILTSFLEDDKVVEAIEAGAVSYVLKTVSADELIYAMQGALRNMPVMSGDVSQALTRGLRKRSVQTEDEGLTEREREVLLLIAEGKSNKEIGDELHISVKTVKTHVSNLLMKCEVEDRTQLAIYAHRKGWAKQG, from the coding sequence GTGGCGGCTGGGGAAGAGAACGTTTGGAACGTCTTGATCGTCGACGACCATGAGATGGTTCGGATGGGTTTGAAGACGTATTTGATGTTGGATTCGCGGTTCGAAGTGATCGGGGAAGCTCCCGGAGGGGCCGAAGCGGTTCGGAAGCTGACGGGCGGCGGCTTCGAAGGCCGGATGCCTCATCTCGTGTTAATGGATCTCATGATGCCGCAAATGGACGGCGTGGAAACGACGCGCGCGCTGCTGGAGAAGTTCCCGGATTTGCGCATCATCATTTTGACCAGCTTCCTGGAGGACGATAAAGTCGTCGAGGCCATCGAAGCGGGCGCCGTCAGCTACGTTCTGAAGACGGTGTCGGCGGACGAGCTCATTTACGCGATGCAAGGCGCGCTGCGGAACATGCCGGTAATGAGCGGGGACGTCTCCCAAGCTTTAACGAGGGGGCTGCGCAAACGGTCGGTGCAAACCGAGGACGAGGGCTTGACCGAGCGCGAACGCGAGGTTCTGCTTCTCATCGCGGAAGGGAAATCCAACAAGGAGATCGGCGACGAGCTTCACATCAGCGTGAAAACAGTAAAAACGCACGTGAGCAACCTGCTGATGAAGTGCGAAGTGGAGGACCGCACGCAGCTGGCGATTTACGCGCACCGAAAAGGCTGGGCCAAACAGGGATAA
- a CDS encoding sensor histidine kinase, whose translation MRRLVRNGKWENAVTSGLSTLAMMLIVYFGWGAWSDDAPSLETWLGWTFVFLIAQMAVAYVFGHRNQRRLDQLQLAFKQADAGNWNVRLPELGMDAFAGVYREFNSMLSGVEERLKLLQRLGERDVSEESASKEAAVLEERKRLARDLHDTVSQQLFALHMSASSLPKLLEKDEDQAHKLMEQLIAMSSSAQRQMRGLIAQLRPMELQGRTLAEALERWFPDYCRHNGLQGTLDIQLIGTLSEAKEHQLFLIIQEAMANVVKHAEAQTVRLLLGETERQVTLQIEDDGSGFKPGQVREGAYGLSTMRERALKLGGEAEIVTKQGAGTRVRVWLPKFGEESADIETRRREE comes from the coding sequence ATGAGGCGACTGGTACGCAACGGCAAATGGGAGAACGCCGTCACTTCCGGCCTCTCGACGCTCGCGATGATGCTGATTGTCTATTTCGGGTGGGGCGCTTGGTCCGACGATGCGCCCAGCCTGGAAACCTGGCTCGGTTGGACATTCGTGTTCCTGATTGCACAGATGGCCGTCGCTTACGTGTTCGGCCACCGGAACCAACGGAGGCTCGACCAGCTGCAGCTCGCTTTCAAGCAGGCGGATGCCGGCAATTGGAACGTCCGGCTGCCCGAGCTCGGCATGGATGCGTTTGCCGGCGTTTATCGCGAATTTAACTCGATGCTGTCCGGGGTGGAGGAACGGCTCAAGCTGCTGCAGCGGCTTGGCGAGCGGGACGTTTCGGAGGAGTCGGCCTCCAAGGAAGCGGCGGTGCTGGAAGAGCGGAAGCGGCTGGCGCGGGATCTGCACGATACCGTCAGCCAGCAGTTGTTCGCTTTGCACATGTCGGCCTCTTCTTTGCCAAAGCTGCTCGAGAAAGACGAAGATCAGGCCCATAAGTTAATGGAACAGTTGATCGCCATGTCCTCATCTGCGCAGCGCCAGATGAGGGGGCTGATTGCCCAGCTCCGTCCCATGGAGCTCCAGGGACGGACTTTGGCCGAGGCGCTGGAACGTTGGTTCCCGGATTATTGCCGGCACAACGGGCTGCAGGGAACGCTCGACATCCAGTTGATCGGCACGCTTTCGGAAGCGAAAGAACATCAGCTGTTCCTCATCATCCAGGAAGCGATGGCCAACGTCGTCAAACACGCGGAAGCGCAAACGGTCCGCTTGCTGCTCGGGGAAACGGAACGCCAGGTGACCCTGCAGATCGAAGATGACGGTTCGGGATTCAAGCCGGGCCAAGTCAGGGAGGGCGCCTACGGGTTGTCTACGATGAGGGAGCGAGCGCTGAAGCTCGGCGGGGAGGCCGAGATCGTCACCAAGCAAGGCGCGGGAACGCGCGTGCGCGTGTGGCTTCCCAAGTTCGGCGAGGAGAGCGCCGACATCGAAACACGGAGGAGAGAAGAATAG
- a CDS encoding response regulator transcription factor, translating into MRPHIMVIDDDEKITSLLRRSLAFEGYEVTTAPDGSEGLRMLAQRPADLVVLDVMMPKIDGWEVCRRLREAGILSPVLLLTAKDEVQDRVKGLDLGADDYLVKPFALEELMARIRALLRRRPEQAEEDGRLRFEDLVLDVDAREAIRGDRRIELTAKEFDLLNLFMQNPRRVLSRDQIMERIWGYDYSGESNVLEVYVAMLRQKLEEQGGKRLIQTVRGAGYVLKGDS; encoded by the coding sequence ATGAGACCCCATATCATGGTCATCGACGACGACGAGAAAATCACTTCGCTTCTCAGACGGAGCTTGGCTTTCGAAGGTTACGAAGTCACGACGGCGCCGGACGGCTCCGAAGGCCTGAGGATGCTGGCCCAGAGGCCCGCCGATCTGGTCGTGCTCGACGTGATGATGCCGAAAATCGACGGGTGGGAAGTTTGCCGGCGGCTGAGGGAAGCGGGCATTTTATCGCCGGTGCTTCTGTTGACCGCGAAAGACGAAGTGCAGGACCGCGTGAAAGGACTGGATCTCGGGGCGGACGATTACCTGGTGAAGCCATTCGCGTTGGAAGAGCTGATGGCGCGTATCCGGGCGTTGCTCCGGCGGCGTCCGGAACAAGCGGAAGAGGACGGAAGACTCCGTTTCGAGGATTTGGTGCTCGACGTCGACGCGAGGGAAGCGATCCGCGGGGACCGCCGGATCGAGCTGACGGCGAAGGAATTCGATTTGCTGAATTTGTTCATGCAAAACCCGCGCCGCGTGCTTTCGCGCGATCAGATCATGGAACGGATCTGGGGCTATGACTACAGCGGGGAGTCCAACGTGCTAGAGGTCTACGTCGCGATGCTGCGGCAGAAATTGGAGGAGCAAGGCGGAAAACGGTTGATTCAAACCGTGAGAGGCGCCGGGTATGTACTGAAAGGGGACAGCTGA
- a CDS encoding 4-hydroxy-3-methylbut-2-enyl diphosphate reductase: protein MEVLKISPRGYCYGVVDAMVLALQTARNLDLPRPIYILGMIVHNSHVTDAFEKEGIITLDGSDRLEILEKIDKGTVIFTAHGVSPEVRRRARDKGLTLVDATCPDVTKTHDLIREKVAEGYEVIYIGKKGHPEPEGAIGIAPGHVHLIEREEDIEKLSLTAERVIITNQTTMSQWDIKHLMARLLEAFPQAEIHNEICLATQVRQEAVAEQAKEADLCIVVGDPRSNNSNRLAQVSEEIAGVPAYRISDVSEIRTEWLQGIRKVAVTSGASTPTPITKEVIQYLEQFDPGNPDTWPVSRTVNLNKLLPTVREKSAQGH, encoded by the coding sequence ATGGAAGTACTCAAAATTTCCCCAAGAGGTTACTGCTACGGCGTGGTGGATGCCATGGTGCTTGCGCTTCAAACGGCGCGCAACCTGGATCTGCCGCGCCCCATTTATATTTTGGGCATGATCGTCCATAACAGCCATGTCACCGATGCGTTCGAGAAAGAAGGCATTATAACGCTTGACGGGAGCGACCGGTTGGAGATTCTGGAGAAGATCGACAAGGGGACCGTTATCTTTACGGCCCACGGCGTTTCTCCGGAGGTCAGGAGACGGGCGCGGGACAAAGGCCTTACCCTTGTGGACGCTACCTGCCCGGACGTCACGAAGACGCACGACCTGATCCGCGAGAAGGTGGCCGAGGGTTACGAGGTCATCTATATCGGGAAGAAGGGCCATCCCGAGCCGGAAGGCGCGATCGGAATCGCGCCGGGCCACGTCCATCTGATCGAACGGGAGGAAGACATCGAGAAGCTGTCCCTGACGGCGGAACGGGTCATCATCACGAACCAGACGACGATGTCGCAATGGGACATCAAGCATCTGATGGCCCGCTTGTTGGAGGCTTTCCCGCAGGCGGAGATCCACAACGAAATCTGCCTGGCCACGCAAGTGCGCCAAGAAGCCGTTGCCGAGCAGGCGAAGGAAGCGGATCTGTGCATCGTGGTCGGAGACCCCCGGAGCAACAACTCGAACCGGCTCGCCCAAGTGTCGGAAGAGATCGCCGGCGTACCGGCTTACCGGATTTCGGACGTTTCGGAGATCCGGACGGAGTGGCTGCAAGGCATCCGCAAAGTGGCGGTGACTTCGGGCGCATCGACCCCGACGCCGATCACGAAGGAAGTCATTCAATATTTGGAGCAGTTTGATCCCGGCAATCCGGACACTTGGCCGGTTTCAAGGACCGTAAATTTGAATAAACTGCTTCCGACCGTCCGGGAGAAATCGGCCCAAGGGCATTGA
- a CDS encoding S1C family serine protease codes for MDDQNKKPDDMQGFSYGQDNRQERHDAERASQPERDDPYAGVRRASEPYSFGPFGRPQPVQAERMEEPSAEALQEQAQDSAEQQTEVVTASREYRPFTVSGSGRGGSWQTPPRRTSLRAVFASFMVGVVAVGGLMFAADRGNWFSQDTFAAPAVTATAKTASNPVGNTADVVRPNNIAKIFEQASPAVVKIETSVKSNGRSNSSMDDLFEQFFGQSPNDNGGNGSDNGSGSGTLQPSGMGSGFLFESDGYILTNQHVIADADDIEVTVVGHNKPFKAKLLGSSYDLDLAVLKIEGTGFPTLKLGNSGSSNMGDWVVAIGNPYGFDHTVTVGVLSSNEREISIPDSQGTRNYQHLLQTDASINPGNSGGPLLNLNGEVIGINTAVSSQAQGIGFAIPTSTISEVLQNLKNNTSIPKKPVPFIGATLMTMTPDIADKLGVSGTTGSLVRDVVFGSPAYKADLRAYDVITGMDGTSYKDNESLITAIQKKNVGDKVKLNVIRNGQKIDLTVTIGDKNKFQTNDDLNSNP; via the coding sequence ATGGACGATCAGAACAAAAAACCGGACGACATGCAGGGGTTCTCATACGGGCAAGACAATAGGCAGGAGCGTCACGACGCGGAGCGGGCATCGCAGCCGGAGAGAGACGATCCGTACGCCGGCGTGCGCAGGGCATCGGAGCCCTACTCGTTCGGGCCGTTCGGCAGGCCGCAGCCGGTTCAGGCCGAGCGCATGGAAGAGCCGAGCGCGGAAGCTTTGCAAGAGCAAGCGCAAGATTCGGCGGAGCAACAGACGGAAGTCGTGACCGCATCCCGCGAATACCGTCCCTTCACGGTATCCGGCAGCGGACGCGGAGGCTCTTGGCAGACGCCGCCGAGAAGGACTTCGCTGCGCGCCGTTTTCGCCTCGTTCATGGTCGGCGTCGTCGCGGTCGGCGGCTTGATGTTCGCGGCGGACCGGGGCAACTGGTTCTCGCAGGACACGTTCGCGGCACCGGCTGTGACCGCGACGGCCAAAACGGCCAGCAATCCGGTCGGCAACACGGCGGACGTCGTCCGGCCGAACAACATCGCGAAGATTTTCGAGCAGGCCTCGCCAGCCGTCGTGAAAATCGAGACCTCGGTCAAATCGAACGGTCGCAGCAATTCTTCCATGGATGATCTGTTCGAGCAATTTTTCGGGCAAAGCCCTAACGACAACGGCGGCAACGGCAGCGACAATGGCAGTGGCAGCGGAACGTTGCAGCCGAGCGGAATGGGATCCGGTTTCCTGTTTGAGTCCGACGGCTATATTCTGACGAACCAGCATGTGATCGCGGACGCCGACGACATTGAGGTTACCGTCGTCGGGCATAACAAACCGTTCAAAGCGAAGCTGCTCGGCTCGAGCTACGATTTGGACCTCGCGGTCCTGAAAATCGAGGGCACCGGCTTCCCGACGCTGAAGCTGGGCAATTCCGGAAGCTCCAACATGGGCGACTGGGTCGTGGCGATCGGCAATCCTTACGGTTTCGACCATACGGTTACCGTCGGCGTACTGAGCTCCAACGAGCGCGAAATCAGCATTCCGGACTCGCAAGGCACCCGCAATTATCAGCACTTGCTGCAAACCGACGCTTCGATTAACCCCGGCAACTCCGGCGGCCCGTTGCTCAACCTGAACGGCGAAGTCATCGGAATCAACACCGCGGTCAGCTCCCAGGCGCAAGGCATCGGGTTCGCGATTCCGACGAGCACGATTTCCGAAGTGCTTCAGAACTTGAAGAACAACACGAGCATTCCGAAAAAACCGGTTCCGTTCATCGGAGCTACGCTCATGACGATGACCCCGGATATCGCCGATAAGCTCGGCGTCAGCGGGACGACGGGCTCCCTGGTACGCGACGTCGTATTCGGATCCCCTGCTTACAAAGCGGACCTGAGAGCGTATGACGTGATCACGGGCATGGACGGAACGAGCTACAAGGACAACGAAAGCTTGATCACGGCCATCCAGAAGAAGAACGTCGGAGATAAGGTGAAGCTGAACGTCATCCGCAACGGCCAGAAGATCGACCTTACCGTCACCATCGGCGACAAAAACAAATTCCAAACGAACGACGACCTTAACTCCAACCCCTAA
- a CDS encoding YugN family protein has product MYPISSSLTSQTRDYFPFREAAEQKGFTLGGNWDYDHGSFDCALDTVNKVWLRLPFQVTRGSLDSEMSDVDVRILLGEPYVLKHVYNEGLDKEAHPRAMGAMIDQFSDPVDADADIEPNWIEEAKRKIREIESF; this is encoded by the coding sequence ATGTATCCGATCTCTTCTTCTTTAACCTCCCAAACGAGGGATTACTTCCCCTTCCGCGAAGCGGCGGAGCAAAAAGGGTTCACGCTGGGCGGAAATTGGGACTACGATCACGGATCGTTCGATTGCGCGCTGGATACGGTGAACAAGGTGTGGCTGAGGCTTCCGTTTCAAGTGACCCGCGGCAGTCTGGACAGCGAGATGTCGGACGTCGACGTGCGGATCCTTCTCGGCGAGCCCTACGTCCTGAAGCATGTCTATAATGAAGGGCTGGACAAGGAAGCCCATCCGCGCGCCATGGGTGCCATGATCGACCAATTTTCCGATCCCGTCGACGCGGATGCCGATATCGAACCGAATTGGATCGAAGAGGCGAAACGGAAAATCCGGGAAATTGAAAGTTTTTGA
- the liaF gene encoding cell wall-active antibiotics response protein LiaF → MQPSFLHRLFWGIVLVAVGVVFLLNQTGIASVSIGELFANFWPAFIILFGLQGLLIQRSGGSFWNIIVILVGVVFLGRNMGWFEWNLGDLFSMIGPVILILVGISMMARGSRPKRDRRSDDDSRHYGWNPVTPPPVPPVPPAPSAPPQGPPPAPPLTDDPGASFTDAGRAYPPPPPGPTEGRSSPEGAPIFRDERRDRYHERMERYRERMERREMRWKRHHGHGNWRHYDPHAAQHHRFIGDVHIGQDYWELKPMNISHFIGDTTLDLTKAQIPLGETRIYVSCFIGDVKVFVPNDLSIGVQVVSSSLIGDVRVWDHRRGGFFNHMSVETPSYADTEKRVVLVASSFIGDVRVTKVG, encoded by the coding sequence ATGCAACCGTCGTTTTTACACCGGCTTTTCTGGGGGATCGTGCTCGTCGCCGTAGGCGTCGTGTTCCTGCTGAACCAGACCGGCATCGCTTCCGTCAGCATCGGAGAGTTGTTCGCGAATTTCTGGCCGGCCTTCATTATTTTGTTCGGGCTGCAGGGTCTGCTGATCCAGCGGTCCGGAGGATCGTTCTGGAACATTATCGTCATTCTGGTCGGTGTCGTTTTCCTTGGCCGGAACATGGGCTGGTTCGAATGGAACCTCGGGGATCTGTTCAGCATGATCGGCCCGGTTATCCTGATCCTGGTCGGTATCAGCATGATGGCCAGAGGCTCGAGGCCTAAGCGGGACCGCCGGAGTGATGACGACAGCCGGCATTACGGCTGGAATCCCGTCACGCCGCCTCCCGTACCTCCCGTTCCGCCGGCTCCGTCCGCTCCGCCCCAAGGGCCGCCGCCGGCGCCTCCGCTGACGGACGATCCGGGCGCTTCGTTTACCGATGCCGGTCGCGCTTACCCGCCGCCTCCACCGGGACCGACGGAGGGCCGCTCTTCGCCTGAAGGCGCACCGATCTTCCGCGACGAGAGGCGGGATCGTTACCACGAGCGGATGGAACGTTATCGTGAGCGCATGGAACGCCGTGAAATGAGGTGGAAGAGACATCATGGCCACGGGAATTGGCGGCACTACGATCCGCATGCCGCCCAGCATCACCGCTTCATCGGCGATGTCCACATCGGGCAGGATTATTGGGAGCTGAAGCCGATGAACATTTCCCATTTTATCGGGGACACGACGTTGGACCTGACCAAAGCGCAAATCCCCCTGGGGGAAACGAGGATCTACGTTTCGTGCTTCATCGGCGACGTGAAAGTGTTCGTTCCGAACGATCTGAGCATCGGCGTGCAGGTCGTCTCCAGCAGCCTGATCGGGGATGTCCGGGTATGGGACCACAGACGCGGCGGATTTTTCAATCATATGTCCGTCGAAACGCCGAGCTATGCGGATACGGAAAAACGGGTCGTCCTGGTCGCCAGCTCCTTTATCGGCGACGTACGGGTGACGAAGGTAGGGTAA